Proteins encoded within one genomic window of Bradyrhizobium sp. 186:
- a CDS encoding MFS transporter yields MATAQTPAMADHHSGEHGHDQASAGEIAIGVIIGRTSEFFDFFVYAIASVIVFPRLLFPFTSELTGTLYSFTIFALAFVARPLGTVIFMTVDREYGKTAKLVAALFLLGTATVAIAFLPGYHDIGAAAIWLLALARIAQGLAWGGAWDGLASLLALNAPPSKRGWYAMVPQLGAPLGLIVASALFAYFAGNLSADDFFDWGWRYPFFVAFAINVVALFARLRMVTTEEYASLFETRELQPSRISDTVAREGHNIMLGAFAPLASFALFHMVTVFPLSWVFLFTRESPVRFLIIEIVAAVFGVGAIVLSGVIADRVGRKSLLMGSAIAIAIYSGFAPQLLDAGAFGETIYMVIGFILLGLSFGQSSGAIASNFKQMYRYTASALTSDMAWLFGAGFAPLAALLLATNLGVIASGAYLLSGAFWTLLALWLSGQREAGDMDAGG; encoded by the coding sequence ATGGCGACGGCACAGACCCCCGCAATGGCAGACCACCATTCGGGCGAGCACGGCCACGACCAGGCCAGTGCCGGCGAGATCGCCATCGGCGTCATCATCGGCCGCACCTCGGAATTCTTCGACTTCTTCGTCTACGCGATCGCCTCGGTGATCGTATTCCCGCGCCTGCTGTTCCCGTTCACGAGCGAGCTGACCGGGACCCTCTATTCCTTCACGATCTTCGCGCTGGCCTTCGTGGCCCGCCCGCTCGGCACCGTCATTTTCATGACGGTCGACCGGGAGTACGGCAAGACCGCCAAGCTGGTCGCCGCGCTGTTCCTGCTCGGCACCGCCACCGTCGCGATCGCGTTCTTGCCCGGCTATCACGACATCGGCGCCGCCGCGATCTGGCTGCTGGCGCTGGCGCGCATCGCGCAGGGTCTGGCCTGGGGTGGCGCCTGGGACGGTCTCGCCTCGCTGCTGGCGCTGAACGCGCCACCCTCGAAGCGCGGCTGGTACGCGATGGTGCCGCAGCTCGGCGCGCCGCTCGGGCTGATCGTGGCCAGCGCGCTGTTCGCCTATTTCGCCGGCAATCTCTCGGCGGACGATTTCTTCGACTGGGGCTGGCGCTACCCGTTCTTCGTTGCGTTTGCCATCAACGTCGTGGCGCTGTTCGCGCGCCTGCGCATGGTGACGACGGAGGAATACGCCTCGCTGTTCGAGACCCGCGAATTGCAGCCGTCGCGCATCTCCGACACCGTCGCCCGCGAAGGCCACAACATCATGCTCGGCGCGTTCGCGCCGCTGGCGAGCTTCGCGCTGTTCCACATGGTTACGGTGTTTCCGCTGTCCTGGGTGTTTCTATTCACCCGTGAGAGCCCGGTGCGCTTCCTGATCATCGAGATCGTCGCCGCCGTGTTCGGGGTCGGCGCAATCGTGCTGTCCGGCGTGATTGCCGACCGCGTCGGCCGCAAATCGCTGCTGATGGGATCGGCGATCGCAATCGCGATCTATAGCGGCTTCGCCCCGCAACTGCTCGATGCCGGTGCGTTCGGCGAGACCATCTATATGGTGATCGGCTTCATCCTGCTGGGTCTCTCGTTCGGCCAGTCCTCCGGCGCGATCGCCTCGAACTTCAAGCAGATGTACCGCTACACGGCGTCTGCGCTCACCTCGGACATGGCCTGGCTGTTCGGCGCCGGCTTCGCTCCGCTCGCCGCGCTCCTGCTTGCCACCAATCTCGGCGTCATCGCCTCCGGCGCCTATCTGCTCTCCGGCGCGTTTTGGACTCTGCTCGCGCTCTGGCTCAGCGGCCAGCGCGAGGCGGGGGACATGGACGCGG
- a CDS encoding ATP-binding protein, whose protein sequence is MLERSSSRPDDGKMPLQGELAVTLQSQADARSELIGTAPTDDETNRKNMALLIQLRWTAVVGQIVTIGGVHFWLGIPLPLTRMGAVIGALVFLNVSSLVWVRHRAAITNNELLVALMLDVAALTAQLYLSGGATNPFTSLFLLQVTLGAVLLNARSTWSLVALTCASFVWLTVAYRPLDLPPNPLSETYTLTVAGMLLGFVLNAVLLVVFVTRINRNLRQRDAHLAALRQHAAEQDHIVRMGLLASGAAHELGTPLASLSVILSDWRRMPDLAADQELAEDLAEMETSLQRCKSIVTGILVSAGEARGEGSSPTTVTAFVTALVEEWRNARSARTLYFVNTFGEDVAIASDVALKQVIFNVLDNAYEVSREWVELLAEREGDSLVLSISDRGPGFAPEMLAQLGKPYQSSKGRAGGGLGLFLVVNVVRKLGGSVTAENHRKRGATVRLTLPLATLAIGGSFDA, encoded by the coding sequence ATGCTGGAACGATCGTCGAGCCGACCTGACGACGGGAAGATGCCTCTACAAGGCGAGCTGGCCGTCACGCTGCAATCGCAGGCGGATGCGCGCAGCGAGCTGATCGGCACTGCTCCGACCGACGACGAGACCAACCGCAAGAACATGGCGCTGCTGATCCAGCTGCGCTGGACCGCGGTGGTCGGCCAGATCGTCACCATCGGCGGCGTGCATTTCTGGCTCGGCATTCCCTTGCCGCTGACCCGCATGGGCGCTGTGATCGGCGCGCTGGTCTTTCTCAATGTCTCGAGCCTGGTCTGGGTGCGCCATCGCGCCGCGATCACCAACAACGAGCTGCTGGTCGCGCTGATGCTCGATGTCGCAGCCCTGACCGCGCAGCTCTACCTCAGCGGCGGCGCCACCAATCCCTTCACCTCGCTGTTCCTGCTCCAGGTGACGCTGGGTGCGGTGCTGCTCAATGCCCGCTCGACCTGGTCGCTGGTCGCGCTGACCTGCGCGAGTTTTGTCTGGCTGACGGTCGCATACCGGCCGCTCGACCTACCGCCGAATCCACTGAGCGAGACCTACACGCTCACCGTGGCCGGCATGCTGTTGGGCTTCGTTCTCAACGCCGTGCTGCTGGTGGTGTTCGTGACCCGCATCAATCGAAATCTCCGCCAGCGCGACGCGCATCTGGCGGCACTGCGTCAGCACGCCGCCGAGCAGGATCACATCGTCCGCATGGGCCTTCTGGCGTCCGGCGCGGCGCATGAGCTCGGCACGCCGCTCGCCTCACTCTCGGTAATCCTCAGCGACTGGCGCCGCATGCCGGATCTCGCCGCCGATCAGGAGCTCGCCGAGGATCTCGCGGAGATGGAGACCTCGCTGCAGCGCTGCAAATCGATCGTCACGGGCATCCTTGTGTCGGCGGGGGAAGCGCGCGGCGAAGGATCGTCGCCGACGACGGTGACGGCCTTCGTCACCGCGCTGGTCGAGGAATGGCGCAACGCGCGTTCGGCGCGCACGCTCTATTTCGTCAACACCTTCGGCGAGGATGTCGCGATCGCGTCCGACGTCGCGCTGAAGCAGGTCATCTTCAACGTGCTCGACAATGCCTATGAGGTCTCGCGCGAGTGGGTCGAGCTGCTCGCCGAGCGCGAGGGCGACAGCCTCGTGCTGTCGATCAGCGACCGCGGGCCGGGCTTTGCGCCGGAGATGCTGGCGCAGCTCGGAAAGCCCTATCAGTCGAGCAAGGGTCGCGCCGGCGGCGGGCTCGGCCTGTTCCTGGTGGTAAATGTCGTGCGCAAGCTGGGCGGCAGCGTGACCGCCGAAAACCACAGGAAGCGCGGCGCCACCGTGCGCCTGACATTACCGCTCGCCACGCTCGCGATCGGAGGCAGCTTTGACGCCTGA
- a CDS encoding response regulator transcription factor yields MTPDRSLIVVEDDAGFARTLKRSFERRGYEVVLAASIEDVRAVLEERSFGYAVVDLKLGGASGLACVELLHTHDEEMLIVVLTGFASISTAVEAIKLGACHYLAKPSNTDDIEAAFNKAEGNAEVALDARPTSIKTLEWERIHQTLIETDFNISEAARRLGMHRRTLARKLEKRPVK; encoded by the coding sequence TTGACGCCTGACCGCTCGCTCATCGTCGTCGAGGACGATGCCGGCTTCGCGCGCACGCTGAAACGCTCGTTCGAGCGCCGCGGCTATGAGGTCGTGCTCGCCGCCTCGATCGAGGACGTCCGCGCCGTGCTGGAGGAAAGATCCTTCGGTTACGCCGTGGTCGACCTCAAGCTTGGCGGCGCCTCGGGGCTGGCCTGCGTCGAGCTCCTCCACACACACGATGAGGAGATGCTGATCGTGGTATTGACCGGCTTCGCCAGCATCTCGACCGCCGTCGAAGCCATCAAGCTGGGCGCCTGCCACTATCTGGCAAAGCCCTCCAACACGGACGACATCGAAGCCGCCTTCAACAAGGCCGAAGGCAATGCGGAAGTCGCGCTCGACGCGCGGCCGACCTCGATCAAGACGCTGGAATGGGAGCGCATCCACCAGACCCTGATCGAGACGGATTTCAACATTTCGGAGGCGGCGCGGCGGCTCGGGATGCACCGGCGGACATTGGCGCGGAAGCTCGAGAAGCGGCCGGTGAAGTAG
- the cyoC gene encoding cytochrome o ubiquinol oxidase subunit III, whose amino-acid sequence MTIAVNPSQSGEPVFYLADEHPHPEGWSTSLGFWIYLMSDCLIFAILFATFGVLGANYAAGPAPKDLFDLPLVAVNTSMLLLSSITYGFAMLTMAQNRIGATQAWLAITGLFGLAFIGIELSEFAHMIHEGATPQRSAFLSAFFTLVGTHGLHVSCGLIWLVTLMVQVWKFGLIEANRRRLMCLSMFWHFLDVVWIGVFTFVYLLGVLR is encoded by the coding sequence ATGACGATCGCTGTGAATCCCTCGCAATCAGGCGAGCCGGTCTTCTATCTCGCCGACGAACACCCGCACCCGGAAGGATGGAGCACCTCGCTCGGCTTCTGGATCTATCTGATGAGCGACTGTCTCATCTTTGCGATCCTGTTCGCCACCTTCGGCGTGCTCGGAGCCAACTACGCCGCCGGCCCGGCGCCGAAGGACCTGTTCGACCTGCCGCTGGTCGCGGTCAACACCTCGATGTTGCTGCTGTCGTCGATCACCTACGGTTTTGCCATGCTGACGATGGCGCAGAACCGGATCGGCGCGACGCAAGCCTGGCTCGCGATCACGGGCCTGTTCGGCCTCGCCTTCATCGGCATCGAGCTTTCCGAGTTCGCCCACATGATCCATGAGGGCGCGACGCCCCAGCGCAGTGCCTTCCTGTCGGCCTTCTTCACGCTGGTCGGCACCCACGGCCTGCACGTCTCCTGTGGCCTGATCTGGCTGGTGACGCTGATGGTGCAGGTCTGGAAGTTCGGCCTGATCGAGGCCAACCGCCGTCGCCTGATGTGCCTGTCGATGTTCTGGCACTTCCTCGACGTGGTCTGGATCGGCGTCTTCACCTTCGTCTATCTCCTGGGAGTTCTGCGATGA
- the cyoB gene encoding cytochrome o ubiquinol oxidase subunit I, whose translation MSPDFLKLIFGRLTIESLPLHEPIVVATFAVVATGGLVMFAGLTYFRVWGYLWREWFTSVDHKRIGIMYMILGIVMLLRGFADALMMRLQQALAFGGSEGYLNAHHYDQVFTAHGVIMIFFVAMPLVTGLMNFVVPLQIGARDVSFPFLNNFSFWMTVGGAVLVMASLFIGEFARTGWLAYPPLSNIGYSPDVGVDYYIWGLQVAGVGTTLSGINLICTIVKLRAPGMTMMRMPVFTWTSLCTNVLIVASFPVLTVVLALLSLDRYVGTNFFTNDFGGSPMMYVNLIWIWGHPEVYILVLPAFGIFSEVTSTFSGKRLFGYTSMVYATVVITILSYLVWLHHFFTMGSGASVNSFFGITTMIISIPTGAKMFNWLFTMYRGRIRFELPMMWTIAFMLTFVLGGMTGVLLAVPPADFVLHNSLFLIAHFHNVIIGGVVFGAFAGIGYWFPKAFGFKLDPFWGKLSFWFWVTGFYLAFMPLYVLGLMGVTRRLRVFDDPSLQIWFIVAGIGAFLVFLGILSMLMQFAVSFLKREQLKDVTGDPWDARTLEWATSSPPPAYNFAFTPVVHDNDAWWDMKRRGYQRPLLGFKPIHMPSNTGTGIILAGFATAMGFGLIWYIWWLAAASLIAMLAVGIGHTFNYHRDFDIPADDVVRAEDARTKLLAGAK comes from the coding sequence ATGTCTCCTGATTTTCTCAAGCTCATCTTCGGCCGGCTCACCATCGAATCGCTGCCGCTGCACGAGCCGATCGTCGTCGCCACTTTTGCGGTGGTGGCGACCGGCGGCCTCGTCATGTTCGCCGGGCTGACCTATTTCCGCGTCTGGGGCTATCTGTGGCGCGAGTGGTTCACCAGCGTCGACCACAAGCGCATCGGCATCATGTACATGATCCTCGGCATCGTGATGCTGCTGCGCGGCTTCGCAGACGCGCTCATGATGCGGTTGCAGCAGGCGCTGGCCTTTGGCGGCTCCGAAGGCTATCTCAACGCCCATCACTACGACCAGGTCTTCACCGCCCACGGTGTGATCATGATCTTCTTCGTGGCGATGCCGTTGGTCACCGGCCTGATGAACTTTGTCGTGCCGCTCCAGATCGGTGCGCGCGACGTGTCGTTCCCGTTCCTGAACAATTTCAGCTTCTGGATGACGGTCGGCGGCGCGGTGCTGGTGATGGCCTCGCTGTTCATCGGCGAATTCGCCCGCACCGGCTGGCTCGCTTATCCGCCGCTGTCGAACATCGGCTACAGTCCTGACGTCGGCGTCGACTATTACATATGGGGCCTACAGGTCGCGGGCGTCGGAACGACGCTGTCCGGCATCAACCTGATCTGCACCATCGTCAAGCTGCGCGCGCCGGGCATGACCATGATGCGGATGCCGGTGTTCACCTGGACCTCGCTCTGCACCAACGTGCTGATCGTCGCCTCCTTCCCGGTTCTGACCGTTGTGCTCGCGCTGCTCTCGCTCGACCGCTACGTCGGCACCAACTTCTTCACGAACGATTTCGGCGGCAGCCCGATGATGTACGTGAATCTGATCTGGATCTGGGGTCATCCCGAGGTCTACATCCTGGTTCTCCCCGCCTTCGGCATCTTCTCCGAGGTGACCTCGACCTTCTCGGGCAAGCGGCTGTTCGGCTACACCTCGATGGTCTACGCCACGGTGGTCATCACCATCCTGTCGTACCTGGTCTGGCTGCACCACTTCTTCACGATGGGGTCGGGCGCCAGCGTCAACTCCTTCTTCGGCATCACCACGATGATCATCTCGATCCCGACGGGCGCGAAGATGTTCAACTGGCTGTTCACGATGTACCGCGGCCGCATCCGTTTCGAACTGCCGATGATGTGGACGATCGCGTTCATGCTGACCTTCGTGCTCGGCGGCATGACCGGCGTGCTGCTCGCGGTACCGCCGGCCGACTTCGTCCTGCACAACAGCCTGTTCCTGATCGCGCACTTCCACAACGTGATCATCGGCGGCGTCGTGTTCGGCGCGTTCGCCGGCATCGGTTACTGGTTCCCGAAGGCGTTCGGCTTCAAGCTCGATCCGTTCTGGGGCAAGCTGTCGTTCTGGTTCTGGGTCACCGGCTTCTACCTCGCCTTCATGCCGCTCTACGTGCTCGGCCTGATGGGCGTGACCCGCCGGCTTCGCGTGTTCGACGATCCGAGCTTGCAGATCTGGTTCATCGTCGCCGGCATCGGCGCCTTCCTGGTGTTCCTCGGCATCCTGTCGATGCTGATGCAGTTCGCCGTCAGCTTCCTCAAGCGCGAGCAGCTCAAGGACGTCACCGGCGATCCCTGGGATGCGCGCACGCTGGAATGGGCGACCTCCTCGCCGCCGCCGGCCTACAACTTCGCCTTCACCCCCGTCGTTCACGACAATGACGCGTGGTGGGACATGAAGCGCCGTGGCTACCAGCGTCCGCTGCTCGGCTTCAAGCCGATCCACATGCCGAGCAATACCGGCACCGGCATCATCCTCGCAGGCTTCGCCACCGCGATGGGATTCGGCCTGATCTGGTACATCTGGTGGCTTGCCGCCGCGAGTCTCATCGCGATGCTCGCCGTCGGCATCGGCCACACCTTCAACTATCACCGCGACTTCGACATCCCGGCCGACGACGTCGTCCGGGCCGAGGACGCGCGCACCAAACTGCTCGCCGGAGCCAAGTAA
- the cyoA gene encoding ubiquinol oxidase subunit II: MSRLKILALLPLAAALSGCNYIVLAPAGDIAAQQRDLVIISTVLMLLIVVPVMALTVLFAWRYRQSNTTARYEPDWDHSTSLELVIWSAPLLIIVCLGALTWMGTHLLDPYRTLGRINAERAVDQSKAPLEVDVVALDWKWLFIYPDYGIATVNELAAPVDRPINFRITASSVMNSFYIPALAGQIYAMPGMETKLHAVVNHSGTYKGFSANYSGAGFSGMHFAFHAFDDKGFDGWIAGAKSAGGSLGRAEYLQLEKPSQNEPVRRYGTIDSDLYRLILNMCVETGKMCQSEMMAIDAKGGLGHEGLNNTLPLAYDKYARRGTALGPEPTFVAGTCTPDAPQGKTTASITAPVDTAPLLGAGLKRPTFTPLKSSSFFLGQRPKSDS; encoded by the coding sequence GTGTCTCGTCTCAAGATCCTGGCGCTACTACCTTTGGCGGCTGCGCTCAGTGGCTGCAACTACATCGTGCTGGCGCCAGCCGGCGATATCGCTGCCCAGCAGCGCGACCTCGTCATCATCTCCACCGTCCTGATGCTCCTGATCGTCGTTCCCGTGATGGCGCTGACGGTGCTTTTCGCCTGGCGCTACCGCCAGTCCAACACGACCGCGCGCTATGAGCCGGATTGGGACCATTCGACCAGCCTCGAGCTGGTGATCTGGTCGGCACCGCTGCTGATCATTGTCTGCCTCGGCGCGCTGACCTGGATGGGCACGCATCTGCTCGATCCCTATCGCACGCTCGGCCGCATCAATGCGGAGCGTGCCGTGGATCAGTCCAAGGCCCCGCTCGAGGTCGACGTCGTCGCGCTCGATTGGAAGTGGCTCTTCATCTATCCGGACTACGGCATCGCCACCGTCAACGAGCTCGCGGCGCCGGTCGATCGCCCGATCAACTTCCGCATCACCGCCTCCTCGGTGATGAACTCGTTCTACATCCCCGCGCTGGCCGGCCAGATCTACGCGATGCCGGGCATGGAGACCAAGCTCCACGCCGTCGTGAACCATTCCGGCACGTATAAGGGCTTCTCGGCCAACTACAGCGGTGCCGGCTTCTCCGGCATGCACTTCGCCTTCCACGCCTTCGACGATAAGGGCTTTGACGGCTGGATCGCCGGCGCCAAATCGGCCGGCGGTTCGCTCGGCCGCGCCGAATATCTCCAGCTCGAGAAGCCGAGCCAGAACGAGCCGGTGCGGCGCTACGGCACCATTGATTCCGATCTCTATCGCCTGATCCTCAACATGTGCGTCGAGACCGGCAAGATGTGCCAGAGCGAGATGATGGCGATCGACGCCAAGGGCGGCCTCGGTCATGAGGGCCTGAACAACACCCTGCCGCTGGCCTACGACAAGTATGCCCGCCGCGGCACCGCGCTTGGGCCGGAGCCGACCTTCGTCGCCGGCACCTGCACGCCCGATGCGCCGCAGGGCAAGACCACCGCCTCCATCACGGCGCCCGTCGACACCGCGCCGTTGCTCGGCGCTGGCCTGAAGCGGCCGACCTTCACGCCGCTCAAGTCTTCGTCCTTCTTCCTCGGACAACGTCCGAAGTCAGACTCCTGA
- the cyoD gene encoding cytochrome o ubiquinol oxidase subunit IV has protein sequence MNTDSHAAHADHHHDDHSHGSLSTYLLGFVLSVVLTAIPFWLVMSGALPSKQITALVIMAFAVVQIVVHMIYFLHMNTKSENGWSMMALIFTIVMVVIALSGSLWVMNHLNSNMMPIHQMTGMK, from the coding sequence ATGAACACCGACAGCCACGCCGCCCACGCGGACCATCATCACGACGACCATTCGCACGGCTCGCTCTCGACCTATCTCCTCGGCTTCGTGCTCTCGGTCGTGCTCACCGCGATCCCGTTCTGGCTGGTGATGAGCGGTGCGCTTCCGAGCAAGCAGATCACCGCGCTCGTCATCATGGCCTTCGCGGTCGTGCAGATTGTCGTGCACATGATCTACTTCCTGCACATGAACACCAAGTCCGAGAACGGCTGGAGCATGATGGCGCTGATCTTCACCATCGTCATGGTCGTGATCGCGCTGTCCGGCTCGCTGTGGGTGATGAACCACCTCAACAGCAACATGATGCCGATCCACCAGATGACCGGGATGAAGTGA
- a CDS encoding CarD family transcriptional regulator: MPHKTAKTAAKATVSKPVAAKAPTYKAPAAKAPAAKAPAAKTVAPKAPVAAAPAKAPAPAKAPVAAKPVVKTAAPAPKVEEKKVVTQRQGFKANEFVVYPAHGVGQILAIEEQEIAGAKLELFVINFIKDKMTLRVPTAKVANVGMRKLSEPALVKRALETLKGRARVKRTMWSRRAQEYEAKINSGDIVAIAEVVRDLYRSESQPEQSYSERQLYEAALDRLSREIAVVQHSTETEAVKEIEAQLAKSPRRTGAKTEAAEGEADAEGDTDEGDGATVADEAA; this comes from the coding sequence ATGCCTCACAAGACTGCCAAAACTGCCGCGAAAGCGACCGTTTCCAAGCCTGTTGCTGCCAAGGCTCCCACTTACAAGGCTCCCGCAGCCAAGGCCCCCGCGGCCAAGGCGCCCGCTGCCAAGACTGTTGCTCCGAAGGCCCCCGTTGCTGCCGCCCCTGCCAAGGCTCCCGCTCCTGCCAAGGCTCCCGTCGCTGCCAAGCCGGTCGTGAAGACCGCTGCACCCGCGCCGAAGGTCGAGGAAAAGAAGGTCGTGACCCAGCGCCAGGGCTTCAAGGCCAATGAATTCGTCGTCTATCCCGCTCACGGCGTCGGCCAGATCCTGGCCATCGAGGAGCAGGAGATCGCCGGTGCCAAGCTCGAGCTGTTCGTCATCAACTTCATCAAGGACAAGATGACGTTGCGCGTTCCGACCGCCAAGGTCGCCAATGTCGGCATGCGCAAGCTGTCCGAGCCCGCGCTGGTGAAGCGCGCACTCGAGACGCTCAAGGGCCGCGCCCGCGTCAAGCGCACCATGTGGTCGCGCCGCGCCCAGGAGTACGAAGCGAAGATCAATTCGGGCGACATCGTCGCGATCGCGGAAGTCGTGCGCGACCTTTACCGCTCCGAGTCGCAGCCCGAGCAGTCGTACTCTGAACGCCAGCTCTATGAAGCGGCGCTCGATCGTCTCTCCCGCGAGATCGCGGTGGTGCAGCACTCGACCGAGACCGAAGCGGTCAAGGAGATCGAGGCTCAGCTCGCCAAGAGCCCGCGGCGCACCGGCGCCAAGACGGAAGCCGCCGAAGGTGAGGCGGATGCCGAGGGCGATACCGACGAAGGCGACGGCGCCACGGTCGCCGACGAGGCGGCGTAA
- the fdxA gene encoding ferredoxin FdxA: MTYVVTEACIKCKYTDCVEVCPVDCFYEGENMLVIHPDECIDCGVCEPECPADAIKPDTEPGLEKWLQVNADYAKSWPNITQKKESPPDAKEFDGTEGKFEKYFSPNPGSGD, translated from the coding sequence ATGACTTACGTCGTCACTGAAGCGTGCATCAAGTGCAAGTACACCGACTGCGTCGAGGTCTGCCCCGTCGACTGTTTCTACGAGGGCGAGAACATGCTCGTCATCCATCCTGACGAATGCATCGACTGCGGCGTGTGCGAGCCGGAATGCCCCGCCGACGCCATCAAGCCGGACACGGAACCGGGCCTGGAAAAGTGGCTCCAGGTCAACGCCGACTACGCCAAGAGCTGGCCGAACATCACCCAGAAGAAAGAATCACCTCCCGATGCGAAGGAATTCGACGGGACGGAGGGCAAGTTCGAGAAGTATTTCTCTCCGAACCCCGGCTCCGGAGACTAA
- a CDS encoding RNA-binding S4 domain-containing protein — protein MTPTTERQRLDKWLWHARVVKARTSAAELVETGHVRVNGVREKSPGHAVKLGDVLTVALDRTVRVLKVTAFNERRGDAASARVLYEELGDTKRN, from the coding sequence ATAACGCCCACGACCGAACGGCAGCGTCTCGACAAATGGCTGTGGCATGCGCGGGTGGTGAAGGCGCGCACCTCCGCGGCTGAGCTCGTCGAAACCGGCCACGTCCGTGTCAACGGCGTGCGCGAGAAATCGCCGGGGCATGCGGTCAAGCTCGGCGACGTCTTGACGGTCGCACTCGATCGCACCGTGCGCGTTTTGAAGGTCACCGCCTTCAACGAGCGCCGCGGCGATGCTGCCTCGGCACGCGTGCTCTATGAAGAGCTCGGCGATACGAAACGCAATTAA
- a CDS encoding SURF1 family protein yields MSETGTVTGKASTTRGKAARPSLWLAVLSLTAFAVLIALGVWQVERRAWKLALIDRVEQRVHAAAQPIPSPVAWPAVSAASDEYRHVTITGRFLHDRETLVKAVTEEGGGYWVLTPLRRDDGTLVLINRGFVPAERRDAPTRQDGNPQGQVEVTGLLRVTEPKGGFLRNNDPVHERWYSRDVTAIAAARALHDVAPFFIDADAGSQSGSGPIGGLTVVRFPNNHLIYALTWFALAFMLAGKLFVTFGGGLFRRGRFIHEPASGFDAAARRTGSDAGTIVEPT; encoded by the coding sequence GTGAGCGAGACCGGGACCGTGACAGGCAAGGCAAGCACGACGCGCGGCAAGGCTGCGCGTCCCTCCTTGTGGCTCGCGGTCCTCTCGCTCACAGCGTTCGCCGTCCTGATCGCCCTCGGCGTCTGGCAGGTCGAACGGCGCGCCTGGAAGCTGGCGCTGATCGACCGCGTCGAGCAGCGCGTCCATGCTGCCGCACAGCCGATCCCTTCCCCCGTAGCGTGGCCCGCGGTCAGCGCCGCGAGCGACGAATACAGGCACGTCACCATCACGGGCCGTTTCCTGCATGACCGCGAGACCCTGGTCAAAGCCGTCACCGAAGAGGGCGGCGGCTATTGGGTGCTGACGCCGCTCCGGCGCGACGACGGCACGCTGGTCCTGATCAACCGCGGCTTCGTTCCGGCCGAGCGACGCGACGCACCGACCCGGCAGGATGGCAATCCGCAAGGCCAGGTCGAGGTCACCGGTCTGTTGCGGGTGACTGAGCCAAAAGGCGGCTTCCTCAGGAATAACGACCCCGTCCACGAGCGCTGGTATTCGCGTGACGTTACCGCGATCGCGGCCGCACGGGCCCTTCACGACGTCGCTCCCTTCTTCATCGATGCCGATGCCGGGTCACAATCTGGCAGCGGTCCAATCGGCGGATTGACCGTGGTCCGCTTTCCCAATAACCACCTGATCTACGCGCTGACGTGGTTTGCCCTGGCTTTCATGCTGGCCGGTAAACTTTTCGTCACATTCGGCGGCGGGCTGTTCCGCCGCGGGCGCTTCATCCACGAACCGGCCAGCGGATTTGATGCCGCCGCGCGCAGGACGGGATCAGATGCTGGAACGATCGTCGAGCCGACCTGA